TCCAAACCGGATGACcaggtttacatcagaaactttgggagtaaCCAATCGTGAGATTGCAAAACTTGCTTGCagtgtgaccccgagtcaggaGAAGTTTCAGAGTCAGtaaccattactgagaacatggcagaggagtcatgctgctgtggacgtTAACCAGGAAGTGGTTCCCGTGTTTCCAggtttgccagttgactctgctaagggagtggaagaggaatgttcaccaccttgctctcatgctcacatttctgtgctgctgcaatgttccagggaagcccaacacaaactggacgaacagcccctcatcttccgatgagtccagccttctggacttgacattgagttcaacaacttcacaccctgaactctctcctccattttgatttgtttttttgcCGAGTGCCAGTCTCCATCTTGCTTTCATGTTTTTTTGCTCCCAGACTTACTCTGgatcaatgctttgtttctttactacaaccattacctctccctttgccttttgttgcaggacatttttgtcatttaatctcactgccctctaaccaatccctgactttctcttttgttctatctgaccacacccctcctcccctcccatcagcatcaaacccatcacatttctccctctctttaattcTGAAGTAAAGTCACATTCgacgtgaaacattaactctgtttctttctccacagatgctgccagaccagctgtggTTTTGCAGTTCCTTTTGTGTTTATTTTAGATCTATCTGTAGTGGTAgggaaaacactatttactatccaggataaaataaatgtccttcgtCAGCTTttctggatcatttcagtggaaatgtgctcgccgagtctcaaagagcatcagcccactggaggcaaagctgTGAGATTGGCCACTCCAGCAGAAAGAAGCCCTCCGACCcgccccattgaccaactgtcaGAGTTgtcaaaatgcagtcctggatgtaattgagcagaaacaacaacagcagaatccaacccctagaatcacttgtgaactcgctggtgtctctgcaggttggataaccaagtgaatcttttcccacacacagagcaggtgaactgtttctccatggtgtgaactcgctggtgactcagcaggaaggatgaatcactgaatcccttcccacattcagaccaGGTGAATGGTccgtccccagtgtgaactcgctggtgtacccgccAATGCGaagatgttctaaacctctttgtgcagtgagagcaactgaacggtctctcctcagtgtgaatgcgctggtggacccTCAGATCCGAAGCACGTTTGAAGCTCCTCCCAttgtcagagcatttaaagggtctctcattgctgtgagtgcctttgtgtctcagcagattaCATGAAACactgaatcccatcccacacacagagcaggtaaacggcctttccccggtgtgaactcgctggtgtatctgcaggtgggatgaccttgtaaatctctttgtgcagtgagagcagctgaatggtctctcctcagtgcgATTGCGCTGGTGGATTATAAATTCTCCAGAGATTTTGAATCCGCTCccgcagtcagagcatttaaagggtctctcattggtatcAGTGAAATTGTGACTCAGgctagataactgagtgaatcctttcccacactcagagcaagtgaatgatctctctccagtgtgaactcgctggtgtctctgcagattagggaagtgagtgaattccttcccacacacagagcaggtgaatggccattctggtctctccccagtttgactgtgtcgatgagtttccagttcagatgggaacctgaatcccttcccacagtccccacatttccacagtttctccatggtgcgggtgtccttgtgactctccaggttaaacaatcagttaaatctcacacagaacacaggtacagtctctccccgctgtaaatgctgcgatgtattttcaggctgtgtaactggttaaagctctttccacacagtgcactggaacactctcactcgggtatgtgtttgtctcggtgcttttccagtcacactgatgtttaaaatttaCCGAAGCAGAATGAACAGACAAACATTCCTCCTGCAAACGTCGATATATTCAGGTCCCGacgaattgag
Above is a genomic segment from Mustelus asterias chromosome 23, sMusAst1.hap1.1, whole genome shotgun sequence containing:
- the LOC144510509 gene encoding uncharacterized protein LOC144510509, which produces MEKLWKCGDCGKGFRFPSELETHRHSQTGERPEWPFTCSVCGKEFTHFPNLQRHQRVHTGERSFTCSECGKGFTQLSSLSHNFTDTNERPFKCSDCGSGFKISGEFIIHQRNRTEERPFSCSHCTKRFTRSSHLQIHQRVHTGERPFTCSVCGMGFSVSCNLLRHKGTHSNERPFKCSDNGRSFKRASDLRVHQRIHTEERPFSCSHCTKRFRTSSHWRVHQRVHTGDGPFTWSECGKGFSDSSFLLSHQRVHTMEKQFTCSVCGKRFTWLSNLQRHQRVHK